The window CCATTTTCTCCTATTTTCAGACTGACCGACGGACagacttgcccccccccaccccggtaCCCCCCCTCCTGACATCCACCCGGCTCCTCCCGGTTGTCTCCCTCTCTAGTCTCCAGTCTCCTGTGATTGACGCACCGCTGCGTTCCATCCCTCTCCAGCATCCTCAccggccgccgccgctgctgaaGCTGAGgcagcctccccccccacacccccacaccccGCCCCGCCCGCGCGGATTCTCCATGTATGGATGCGCCGAGGGAAGGATGCTGTGAGCTGACCGGAGAGAGAGCCGCtgctgaggagaggaagaggcgcCGCAGCGACCTGGCGCGGCTTTGAACGCTGCGATCGTTGGGTTCTGAGTTGAGGTGAGACGGAGATGTTTTCCCACAGCGCGTCGTCCGTGCTGATGAGTGTCGTGCCTCGGTGTggacgcgtgtgcgtgtgtttgtgtgtgttttggatttcCGGGCCTTTTGCACGGCCGAGGCGCTGAATGAGGACGCTGCGTCAGGGTGTTTCATTCCGCCGATTTCTCCTAAATCCACCTTTTAAACTAAACGACAGCCGGACCCTTAATTACACAAACGCTCCGGTCAGTTCCGCGGACGCGCCTCGGGGTGTCTCGATGTGTGACGCAGCGTTGGATGATTCGGCTGTTTGCGCCGCTCATGTTTACGCGTTGCCGTATTTGAGGCGCGGCAGGCGAAGCAAGATGGAGGAGGCACTATTTACATGGGTTATAAATGCCTCCAGAGCATGCGTCATGCCCGCATTACATATTCCAGCCATCTCATGGAGATGTGAGGGAGGAATTGTGTGTTTCGCGGCTTGGGGGCGGAGAGAATGTGCGCGGCCCTGCAGACACTATTGTTGTCATCACCTTTTCATCCGGTGAATGACGGAGCCGGAGATGAAACGCTTTGTTTGCGGTGAAAACACCTCACCGGGTCGTACCCGCACGCAGGgctgtgtgttgttttcctcaGGCGGCAGACACAGTGTCATCACAGGACCTCCGGCCCTGGAACTTGAGGCACAGGGATGCTGCCCGCAGAACCAGCAGCCATTTTACCGTATAGAAGAGCACTGATCATCGGATGATCATCCTGCCAAATCATTTCCCCGGCTCTTTTGGTCAGCTGTCAATCTTAAAGCGATGATTTTAGGGCTTAAAAATGGAGCGCGTGTCTCAGTCTGAGCCGTTTGGTTCATCTTACAAGGCCCACTGCTTGATATTTAGTTCTAATGACAACAGCAGGATGTGGATGATTCAAATCATCCTTTTGAATCTGTGTCTTTAGATATTTATCCTCATCAAAAGTGTAATGAAATCATGGGGGGATTAAAGGCATGTTTCCGTCTCACATGTGTATGCTCTGTGTGGACTAAAGCCCCCTGGTCGTCTACCTGTGCAGGTACCAGGTGTGTGTCGACAGCCCCCCTCCTCACTCGCACACCCTCCTTTCGACATGGCGGTGGCTTCAGTGAAGGTGGCCGTGAGGGTCCGGCCCTTTAACTCCAGAGAGATCGGGAAGGACAGCAAGTGCATCATTCAGATGTCGGGAAACACCACAAGTGAGTATGAACTCAAGTACACCTGAATTTAATCTCACGGGTGGACACTGGAACATCGAACTGTAATCAGAGCGATAACTACATCCGAGAGACTGATTGCTTATTGTTACGACTGCTGTCGTGTATAGAATGAATGAGAGGAGTttttacatttgtctgtttctctGTCACTATCAATATAATCTGCAGATTATTTAACATATTTTGATTCGTCATTTGGTTTTTGAAATCtggcaaaaaagacaaatgagatTATAATTTCCCAGAGACAAAATTCCCGTCTTCAGACGGCTTGTCATGCAGACTGCTCCAAACCCAGAGAAATTCACCGTTCTCCCCTTTAAGAAGAACAATGACTTGGTTATCAAAGTGAAATGATTAACTGCCTGTTTGTTTCAGCTGTAAAGGAGTTTGATAGTTCTATTAACTTAGTTTGATAGTTTTATTTGCATATTCAGAGGTTGTGAACATGTTAATGAGGAAGGAGTAGATGTTTGTAAATCCATGTCAGACACAAATAATCATCAGAGCAGTTgagcaaagttaaaaaaaaagtacactgTCCTTCAAAATAGAAAGTTAATTTAATGAAGCATAGTTActtttatttggtcattttataaTGCAAACCAAAACATATAGTACGACTTTAAAAGGTGGTACCAAAATATACCACAAAGggtcaaaaaagaaaatgttctttattatttatttatttatcaataaatataatataagacACACTAAATGCAATttgtgaaatactgcaattattatgtaaaataatttctaatgtaattataattataatttataataatttaatttattatttatttatttatttcagaccCAGAGGGATCCATAATACAGTACAAAGCAGACATtgtaatatatacaaaaaactaaaaataaataaaaagaatagatCAATATCACACTGAAAACAGCTTCCTGAAACATCAAACCCTCCATGTTAATGCCAGAGATCTTAAGAAAGAAACAGTTTCCCAATCacaacatttaatttatttaacatttaattcatttttaaataaatagggCGATGAAGAATTAGTTGGCATGGCTTTAGCGCGTAGCGCCGCTCTGCTGCTCTTTTGATGGTACATTCCTGCCACATGCATTGAACTAAGTTCAGTTGTTTGTGCGGCGCTCAGCTTCGCCCTGCAGCAGCAAGAGGCCGGGAGCATCATGGCAGCCaacaggaggaaacaaaagaGCCAGTCAGCCCTGAAAGCCTGCCAGTGTGCGTAGCATTTAGCGACAGTCGCTGCAGGGACCAAAAAGACCTCCTTGTTCCGGCTGGGCCCAGACGCCGGGTCAGCTGatgccagtgtgtgtttgtgaaagagGAACAAGGACCACGTCCAACTGCTGTGCCTGTTTATAGTGACCTCGTTTGAGCCCCAAATTCAAACTTGAATCATTCCAAACATTTCTCCTCAGCTCGTCTGGCTCTTCTGACTTTATTCTGTATTATGGTCAAACCCTGTCCTCTTAAGCATAACGCTTGTGGACGAGTGCACCTTTCAGCAGGACCTCTGTGCGTGCTGCGATATTGAAACTGTCCACAGGGGGCAGCGCCGTGTATCCACTTTGCAGCAGAAATAGCGAAAGAGAATCCGCTCCTGCTCTGTTCTCGTTTCACgttctgcgtgcgtgtgtatttCAAGGCCTTATCggtttgtctttctccattGACTTGATAGATTTCTGCAAACTCTCTTAGTCTCAAGCTTCTCATAGAAGACAATAGTTTGGACACTGAATGCAGATTTCCAATGAGAGTCTGACACAATATGCTAGTTCATGTTCCTAGCAAAGAGAAAATGTTACGGCGTTTTACTTTTGATTGCGAGAACATGGTGGAgttttcctcctgcagctttTCTGTAACTGACAGTGAAATAAAAGGAATGAAGCAGGTAACTAGTGTGACTACTTTACTCTCTTTCAGCAATCCTGAACCCCAAACAGCCGAAAGAGAACAAGAGTTTCAACTTTGACTATTCTTACTGGTCACACACCACGGTGAGTTTCACTTAGTTTTAAATACATATCCTACTAATCAAATAAGAAAATGGAGGATTTACCAGCGATCCAATCAGTAGCAATTTATATAGAATAAGATATCTAAATGTTAGTATTTACCCTGAAgaattgtgtttgtctttttgatgtcaaagatgaaaaatgaagtCTCGGTCATGTCTCGgccctttttcttcctccctctccctccctcctccctccctccctctgcagcccGAGGACCTGAGCTTTGCTTCTCAGAAGCAGGTGTACAGGGACATTGGCGAGGAGATGCTGCTTCACGCCTTTGAAGGCTACAACGTGTGCATATTTGCATACGGGCAGACAGGAGCGGGCAAAAGCTACACTATGATGGGACGACAGGAACAGGACCAGCAGGGAATTATTCCTCTGGTAAGAGTCCTGATCGACATCCAATTATCACAGTAGAAATGAGCAACAATTCATTCCTTATGACACaaattgctctctctctctcttttagctGTGTGAGGACCTTTTCACCAAAATCCATGGCACCAATACCGACAACAACATGTCCTACTCAGTGGAGGTCAGTACTTTTCCCCGTGAGCACATCTACTTAGCGGCAAAGGTCTGAGGCATGCATTTGACTGTTTCTGGTCAATTACAGGGGAAGAAACGGGGCAGCTGTTATATTATTTTTTCAGACAAATTTCATGTTAAATTTCAATTTAATAACTTGTGCAAACATTTTATAACACAATCGTCTCTGTCTGTCGCTCCAGGTGAGTTACATGGAGATCTACTGTGAGCGCGTGCGTGACCTGCTCAACCCCAAGAACAAAGGAAACCTGCGTGTCCGGGAGCACCCGCTGATGGGACCCTACGTGGAAGATCTGTCCAAACTAGCCGTCACCTCCTTCAACGACATCCAGGACCTCATGGAGTCTGGAAACAAGGCCAGGTGAGCAGAGCGACGGGGTGCCGATGCGGCATTTTCATGTAAATAACGAAGTGGCCGGAAGAAACGACGGATTGAGCCCGTAATGTGCACCTGACAGCcctttttgctttctttctttttccaggaCTGTAGCTGCAACCAACATGAACGAGACCAGCAGCCGCTCCCACGCCGTCTTCAACATCATCTTCACGCAGAAGAAACACGACATGGATTCGGAGAACACCTCAGAAAAGGTTCGGACAATAATTCTCCTTCTCGGACAAACAAGTCGATAAGCAGAATACTTCTATTTTTCTTGTCTCGCCACAGAAGCGGAGATGCTACAAGGCAGAACGTAGTTGCCTTTTATGACCCGAGAAATGCGTTGAATGGATGCGTTTATTGCCAGTTATTCCCAGTGTGCTTCCAGGCGTAATACGTTTGCTGAGGAGGATGTTTGATCTCTTGCATCATCACAGGTCAGCAAGATCAGCCTGGTGGACTTGGCTGGCAGCGAGAGAGCCGACTCAACCGGAGCCAAAGGAACCAGACTTAAGGTCAGAGGACGTTACGCTCGTTTTCAATTCTATGCCGACTGTGAGAAGAAATATAAGTAATGGAAAGGAAACCTCAATGACATCACTCACTGATTTGCAGGAAGGAGCGAACATCAACAAATCTCTGACTACTCTGGGAAAAGTTATTTCTGCTCTGGCTGAACAAGTATGTTTTTTCCCACTTCGtgttataatttattttcattttatgttGTCAAATTAACAAactctttcatttttctttaaactaTTAGGACTCAGTACCAAACAAGGTCagtactactaacacattttaaatgtatagcCTCCAATATTTAAAGGTTTTTAGCGATTTGATCTTTCTGTTCTGAAcagaacaagaaaaagaagaaagtggaGAATTTTATTCCCTACAGAGACTCGGTTCTGACTTGGCTTCTGAGGGAGAACTTGGGTATTTATTCATGATAATACACCTTATTTTCTACCGAAATGAAACACATTTCCTCCGTGAGTTTAcatgttttcatgctttctgtCTCGTAGGAGGAAACTCTCGTACGGCCATGGTGGCCGCCCTCAGCCCTGCAGACATCAACTACGACGAGACTCTCAGTACCCTCAGGTGAGTACAACGTCAAGCCCTGCTTCGACATTCACGTCGAGCTGCCGTCCTGCTAATGTGCAAATCATTGCATCAAAATAAGGTGTGCATGTATTCTGGGGCATTTGCTGCAAAACGAATAGTTATTTTATGACGATTGTAACTCCTGAGCCTGAGGACTTTATAGCTCAATGGTCTCGACGTGGACGACTCTGCAGGTACGCCGATCGCGCCAAACAGATCCGCTGCAATGCCGTGATCAACGAGGACCCCAACAACCGTCTGGTGCGCgagctgaaggaggaggtggcTCGCCTCAGAGACCTGCTGTTTTCACAAGGCCTGGGAGACATCATAGAGAGTGAGTGTCGCACAGACAATCGCCCACTCATACAGGCGCACACGCCGCCCACGCAAACACCTGAATTTAGACCAATTGTGCAGGTTTTTTCAGGCTGTACATGCGAGACGGAGGATGACAATTAAACTCGGAGTGTGGGCGTCTCATCCCCACtcactttcttctctcctctgtcctatCAGCGTATCACTGCAACGGCCCGGTCATCGCTGGTTTGAAATGTGTGTATAACTCGAGCGAGCCTGCGCTTTGCGACTAACAGGAACGAATCCCGAGCCTCCTCCACACACAAGAGACCTAACTGATAAAGGGGCTTCATGTTGAGCCAAATGCAACGTGAATTAAGTCAGATGTATTCAAAGCACGCCTGGGATTTGGAGCAAAAACACCAAAATAATTCAGTTGCTGTATTAAGTTTGTGTGTTCTCAGGAATTCTGCAAAATGGcctccctttttctttccatttgtcGCGGCGATACGAGATTCTTCTATGATTCCCCATAGTGCAACTTTAAATTGGCCGGGATTTTCTATTTCACCGAGAAGCTTTGCTGTGTGATCCTGTTAAATAAGAATCGGAATAGCCGGACTcttcaaaacataaaaataaaaagcagacaGAGACCAGACTAGTGATGGAAAAAAGGCGGCCTGACAGGACGCCATTTCAGATTGCTGACAAacttcccgtgtgtgtgtgtgtagctcatTGGAGTCCTGCATCTCCGAGCGCCGTGCTACCAGAGGCTCGGACGTGCAGAACATTCGATTGCATCGTAGTGATCTACATATTTATGCTTTATCGTGACATTTTTTCATCTTGCTGAGTGtgtcagagacaaaaaaaataagcttGTGGTCTCTAACTTTCAGTTGATTTGGCATTTTATGCTCTATCGGTTTAAGTTTCTCCGTCCTCTTGGTCTGCGGTGGCTGCGGGGAAATTACTTCTGCTTCTTTAATGCATTATTTGagctttctcttctttttttgtactccttcctgttttttccccttttcatttcctttttacctgcGTAACCCCCGATGTCCCCCCGTGATTACCCGGCGTATGCTCCGCCCTTCCGTCCGTCCGTCTTtctgtccttccttccttcctctttccttgCTCACTTCCATGCAACGCCTCTCTCTCTGACAGACCTGTGCGATTACAAGAACTTTGTGAATAATCGCCAGGCTGTCAATCAAAGGGGTGATCTCTCCGCAGTGTCCAATGCCATGACAGGAATGagtccctccccctctctgtcggCGCTGTCCAGTCGCGTCGGCTCCATCAACAACCTCCATGACCGCATCTTCAGCCCGGCCAGTGAAGAGGCCATCGAGAGGCTCAAGGTAAGAGGGATGATGCTGAAACCGTGCAGGAAATGCTCTGTTAGATGTTGGCTTAGGATGGAGTCGTTTTTTTTGGCCTGATTTTGAGATCAATGTCTTAATTTTTTCAACAGGAAACCGAGAAAATCATCGCAGAGCTTAATGAGACTTGGGAAGAGAAGCTGCGACGTACTGAGGCCATCCGCATGGAGAGGTTCATATTCGGTCCATTTAACTTTGATTAAACCGCCGTGTCGTCATTGAAGTTTGTATTTAAGTTTTTttactataaaaaaaacacaaagcttaAAATAATACAACCTGGTTTGAAAAagataagtaaaataaaattatACATGCActgatatttaaaagaaaaggaaaggacgcacttatttaattaaaaaaaaaaaaaaatcacaattgtCTCAACTATAAagaatgttaaataaaatgctcctcctccaccacggaAAGCCTTTTTCCATCGtttatgtaattaaaaaaagctcCTTTAGCTTCTGAAACACAGTGACTCCTACAATTACAGACTGAATGCAAAtgttccttttctttaaatctCGTTTATCATCCATTCGTCCTTCATCAGCATAACACAGACATTACATTCAAGTTTAACTATACCAGTGTTAATGAATAATTGAAGCTACGGTGGTCAAATTGTGCTTTAGACATTCCTGCTGTCATTTTTCTAACCTTTCTTTGGATGGAGCATTGGGCTGAAAATGATCTTAAAGGATTTATTGTGTACAAAAATAAGAAAGTGTGTTTAGCGGCATGTGTGGTTGCCTCCTGTAGGGAGGCCCTGCTGGCTGAAATGGGTGTTGCCatgagagaagatggaggaactTTGGGCGTTTTCTCCCCGAAAAAGGTACACGCGGCTCATCGCTGCTACGGAACACTTTGATGTATTTACTAAAACGTGTGCCACGTTATTTCTCTGTAGACGCCTCATCTGGTGAACCTCAACGAGGACCCGCTGATGTCAGAGTGTCTGCTGTATTACATTAAAGACGGCCTCACCAAGTAGGGCTTTTCCACATTCAATCCAGATACTGTTTCTGTGCATTTGTCTTAAGCGTTCACCTTATCTTCCCTCAGGGTTGGCCGTGAAGACGCCAAGTCTCGGCAGGACATTGTTCTCAGCGGCCATTTTATCAGAGACGAACACTGCACCTTCAGCAGCACCACGGGTCCTCTGGGAGAAGGTAAAGGCTGTACTACAACGTCAAATACAGACGTGTTGAAAATGAAGACGCCCGCGTCGTGTACGCGACGAAGTCTTGGTTGTCACAGTTACTCATCAATCGTTTCTTGAACAGAATGTGTCATCCTGGAGCCATGCGAGGGCTCCGAGACGTACGTCAACGGGAAGCGGGTTAGCTCTCCCACAGTTCTCCGATCCGGTGAGCGAGAAGCGCCACATTATTTGGCTACGATCAACTTTACCAGGAGGGCAGACGTGGCAAAACGCGTCACGGGAGgaaacccgggggggggggggggggggggaaagcgcTTTAACTGACGCGCGCACTCTTTAGGGAACCGCATCATCATGGGAAAGAGCCACGTGTTCCGCTTCAACGACCCGGAGCAAGCTCGCCTGGAGCGAGAGAGGACGCCGTGCGCCGAGACGCCGGTCGAGCCCGTTGACTGGGCCTTCGCTCAGAgagagctgctggagaagcagGGCATCGACATGAAGCAGGAGATGGAGCAGAGGTACGCAGATAACGCGCTGCTATTTGAATTGCATTCACACACATCACTCCTCCAGCATGGAGCTTTTAAAAAATCTCTTTCAGACTTCAAGAGCTTGAAGATCAGTACCgcaaagaaagggaagaagccAGCAACCTGCTAGAACAACAGAGGCTGGTGAGTGGATATGAATAGTAAAGAGCTGACACTTAGTTGACATACGTTTATCGTTTAAGGTTCCTGATAAAAGGAAACGTGTAGTCACTGCACGCAGAAGCAACCCGCTGTTTTTGAACTGGATCACGTGTTTTCTTTCAAGGACTATGAGAGTAAACTGGAGGCTCTTCAGAAACAAGTCGACTCTCGGTACCTGGAGTctcctgaggaagaggaggagcctgaAGAGGAAGGTGATACTGTCGCTTTTTAACTGGCCGCCTCTCAACCCGGCTTTTTGTTCGATCAGAGTTTTCACGCctcatctgtctctctccccccccagtGCCCTGGACGCCTCGTGAGACCGAGTTGGCTCTGTGGGCTTTCAGGAAGTGGCGTTTTTACCAGTTCACGTCGCTCAGGGATCTGCTTTGGGGCAACGCCATCTTCCTAAAAGAGGCCAATGCCATCAGTGTGGAGCTGAAGAAAAAGGTGGGACGTTCTTATCTGTAAAACATCATTATTCATCACTCTGAGATATGATGTGTCACAGGCCATTATTCCATTCTCTTCTCGTCTATCGTTCTCGTCTATCGTTCTCGTCCAAGTGCAAATATTGCATAACTTTAATGTGATGTATGAAGAGTCAGCTCTTCAGTCCAGACTGAAGTTGCATCCATGTGGAATTCGACCATTAGAAATTCCTCAAACGTCCTTAAAACCTTATATTGAATTCTTTGTTTATTCCTGGAAATAAGTTTGGTTTTACTGTCAGATCAGTGCCGCTTGTGTTCAATCACCTGATGAGGTTCAAGTGCTTGAGCCCAGTGAATCATCACTCGGTGCTCCATATCCTGGGCTCTGTCCAGTCATCCATCTAATAAAAGGTGCAATAGACGAAGCATTTTAATTCGGCCGAAATGAAACTGCAGCTTCGAGTTCGATCAATGAACAGAAGACAAATTCTTGCTTGCTAAGAAAGTCCTTCAGACGCTTTGCACCTCACTTTAATTTGTGCTGCTTGGAGACGGTAGGCAATTTCTCTATAGTTTAGAGACAAAACTGCCATTATCTTATTCAAAGTATCCCACTAAACACTGTTTCTGCCGCTAAGGAATCGGGAAGTGGAGCCATTCTAACCAGGGACATGAATCACGGTCGCTTTGCCAACGGAGAGTCGTGACGCGATGACACGACACAGTGTCTCACCTTTTATGTCCCGTCTCGTCCGCAGGTTCAGTTCCAGTTCGTCTTGTTGACGGACACTCTGTACTCTCCGTTGCCCCCCGACCTGCTGCCCCCGAGCGTAgccaaagagagggagagacgaccTTTCCCCCAAACCATCGTCGCTGTTGAAGTGCAGGATCAGAAGAACGGAGCCACACACTACTGGACTCTGGAGAAGCTCAGGTGAAGTCATGACAGGTTTAACAGAATATGAATAAGAGCTTTGATAGAACCACAAGAATACCAACAGCTCTCCATCGGCGGCTTTAATCTACTATGATCGATCCCGTTTTACACGTtgctttttgttctcttttggtGCTCCTCACTGCAGACAGAGGCTGGACCTGATGAGGGAAATGTACGACCGGGCCGCGGAGCTCCCCAGCAGCGGCGTGGAGGACTGTGACCACGCTCTGAGCGGGGGCGACCCCTTCTACGACCGCTTCCCATGGTTCCGTCTGGTTGGCAGGTACGTCCCCTCCCGCCCGCCGCATGCATTCAAAACGGCAATGAGTCGTCACTTTGGCACCTCCTTCCTCAGGGCTTTTGTGTACCTGAGTAACCTGCTGTACCCGGTGCCCCTGGTACATCGCGTGGCTATCGTCAGTGAGAAGGGAGAGGTGAAAGGCTTCCTCCGAGTGGCCGTGCAGGCCATCTCAGGTACAAGCGCAGGACGAATAGCACTCTGTGCATGCTATTGAACCGTATCTGCCCCTTTTTGTACCAAGAAATTGTGTTTTGTTCCCGTTCAGCTGATGAGGAGGCCCCTGATTACGGCTCTGGTGTGAGGCAGTCAGGCACCGCCAAGATCTCCTTTGAAGACAAACAGTTTGAGAAGGTACTTGTTGTCTGGGGATGGTATTGGTCTTCTGTGTTGGAACGTAAGTGGAATTCAGTCTGATCGTCTTCCGTCTTGTTCCAGTTCCAGACCGAGTCGTGTCCTGGCGGCCTCTCCCACTCCAACACCTCCCAGGAGGAGCTGCGCTTCGTGGAGGGCGAGGGACAGAACACAGAGATCGGAATCTCTGCCGATGAAGTCAACAACAACTGTCCAGGTGACGTTCACCCCTCTGACGTCCGCGGTCCACCGGCGCTGAAATACGTGGTTTATTCAAAGGGACATCGTAtctaacaaatgtgttttcatgtcgCCACCACAGAGACTCCCCGCAGCCCGGTGAAGAGTTCAGGTCCGGGTCTGGATCTTCCTCTGGACCTTTCCCCGGAGAAAGCTCTGTCGCACCTGAAGATCGGCAGCACGTTCACCTTCAGGGTCACCGTCTTACAGGCCTCCAGCATTTCAGCCGAGTACGCCGACATCTTCTGCCAATTCAAGTGAGTTTCAGGGACGTCTCCACCAAGTGCGGAGATAATATTGTCCTCCTGGGACGAGCTTCTCGCTTCATGCAAAGATGCTGCTGAATGAAATGAGAAGAAATGAACTGATGTTTGTGGTTCGAGGCTCATTAATAAGCAAAGGGAGGTACAGTCTCGCATAATGGCTTTTACCCGTTTTAGCTTCATCCATCGCCATGACGAGGCTTTTTCCACTGAGCCACTGAAGAACACGGGCAGGGGACCTCCGCTGGGCTTCTACCACGTGCAAAACGTAAACAGTGGACTTAACATTCACGCCCGTTATCACAAACCTTTCCGAAAGCCTGCGTCTGACTTgtattctctctcttctccatcAGATCACAGTGGAGGTGACAAAGTCCTTCGTTGAGTACATCAAGACGCAGCCCATCGTCTTCGAGGTGTTTGGTCATTATCAGAAACAGCCTTTCCCGCCGCTCTGCAAAGACCTGATCAGGTCAGGAAGGTTTCCGCCAGCAGATGACTGGTGGTGAGGCGAtatactctatatatatttagatggaAAGAAAGTTGCTTCATGTTTGGTTTCTTTGACTTGCCCTTTCAGTCCGCTGCGACCTTCCAGGAGGCAGTTCCCCAGGGTGATGCCCTTATCCAAACCAGGTTAGCGGTGACATTTGCTCTGCCTGAGGGTTTATTAAGTTTTTATTTAATACCGAAATGGTCTGTTTTTTTGACTTCCAGCCGATACCGATATGCAgcgatgttttcctttttcttttactctGCCCTCTTCCATCCCGCAGTGCCGGCAACAAAGCTCAGCACTCTGACTCGCTCCACCGCAGGACCTTGTCACGCCAAATACGACCTAATGGCCTTCTTTGAGATCTGTGAGCTGGAAGCTAACGGAGAGTGAGTTGCATCTTCACGGGTGCCACGTCAACGCCGCAACGGCAGAACACAAGTAGATCGGGTTGAATGCGAGAAAACCCCCTTGTTCTCAGATTAAAACGGTGATTACTTCCTTTTCTTTAGCTACATCCCTGCTGTTGTTGACCACAGAGGAGGGATGCCCTGCCACGGCACGTTCCTCTTGCATCAGGTCAGACACATCGAATCTGCAAATCCACAGCCGAGTGTTGATTGTCATCAGCTGTTATCTGCAGCTTTGGACAAATGCATTTCCAGATCGTCTTGTCGTCCAAACGCCTGGAAGAGAAATGGTTTCAGTGGCGGCGTTAAAGTAACAAACTGGTATATTTTCTCTATGGACTCACAGGGCATCCAGAGGAGGATCACAGTCACCATCGCTCACGAAACGGGGAATGACATTGAGTGGAAAGAGGTGAAGGAGCTGGTTATTGGTAAGTGACGATGACAGTTCAAAAACATCACTGGACTAGTTGGTTAGATTCTAGTCTCTCTAAGCTCTCGCTGGATTGATCCCATAATGGCTTGTTTGACTTCAGGCCGTATTCGAAACACACCCGAGGCCGATGAGACCATCATAGACCCCAACATCCTTTCCCTCAACCTCCTGTCTTCTGGATACTTCTGgccaaaacacaacgacaagtATATATTTTAGAGTGATCTTAAATTTACGGTTTAATGTTTGTCTCTTGTCCGGTTACctatattcattatttaataaagCTATATAATGGAGCCAGATCAGTTGCTTTGGTTGTTTAGTTCTAGTTAACGTCGCTtcaatgtgccttttttttaaatcaa is drawn from Gasterosteus aculeatus chromosome 3, fGasAcu3.hap1.1, whole genome shotgun sequence and contains these coding sequences:
- the kif1ab gene encoding kinesin-like protein KIF1A isoform X5, with amino-acid sequence MAVASVKVAVRVRPFNSREIGKDSKCIIQMSGNTTTILNPKQPKENKSFNFDYSYWSHTTPEDLSFASQKQVYRDIGEEMLLHAFEGYNVCIFAYGQTGAGKSYTMMGRQEQDQQGIIPLLCEDLFTKIHGTNTDNNMSYSVEVSYMEIYCERVRDLLNPKNKGNLRVREHPLMGPYVEDLSKLAVTSFNDIQDLMESGNKARTVAATNMNETSSRSHAVFNIIFTQKKHDMDSENTSEKVSKISLVDLAGSERADSTGAKGTRLKEGANINKSLTTLGKVISALAEQDSVPNKNKKKKKVENFIPYRDSVLTWLLRENLGGNSRTAMVAALSPADINYDETLSTLRYADRAKQIRCNAVINEDPNNRLVRELKEEVARLRDLLFSQGLGDIIENLCDYKNFVNNRQAVNQRGDLSAVSNAMTGMSPSPSLSALSSRVGSINNLHDRIFSPASEEAIERLKETEKIIAELNETWEEKLRRTEAIRMEREALLAEMGVAMREDGGTLGVFSPKKTPHLVNLNEDPLMSECLLYYIKDGLTKVGREDAKSRQDIVLSGHFIRDEHCTFSSTTGPLGEECVILEPCEGSETYVNGKRVSSPTVLRSGNRIIMGKSHVFRFNDPEQARLERERTPCAETPVEPVDWAFAQRELLEKQGIDMKQEMEQRLQELEDQYRKEREEASNLLEQQRLDYESKLEALQKQVDSRYLESPEEEEEPEEEVPWTPRETELALWAFRKWRFYQFTSLRDLLWGNAIFLKEANAISVELKKKVQFQFVLLTDTLYSPLPPDLLPPSVAKERERRPFPQTIVAVEVQDQKNGATHYWTLEKLRQRLDLMREMYDRAAELPSSGVEDCDHALSGGDPFYDRFPWFRLVGRAFVYLSNLLYPVPLVHRVAIVSEKGEVKGFLRVAVQAISADEEAPDYGSGVRQSGTAKISFEDKQFEKFQTESCPGGLSHSNTSQEELRFVEGEGQNTEIGISADEVNNNCPETPRSPVKSSGPGLDLPLDLSPEKALSHLKIGSTFTFRVTVLQASSISAEYADIFCQFNFIHRHDEAFSTEPLKNTGRGPPLGFYHVQNITVEVTKSFVEYIKTQPIVFEVFGHYQKQPFPPLCKDLISPLRPSRRQFPRVMPLSKPVPATKLSTLTRSTAGPCHAKYDLMAFFEICELEANGDYIPAVVDHRGGMPCHGTFLLHQGIQRRITVTIAHETGNDIEWKEVKELVIGRIRNTPEADETIIDPNILSLNLLSSGYFWPKHNDKTFYRFEAAWDSSMHNSLLLNRVTPYGEKIYITLSAYLEMENCTQPTVITKDFCMVFYSRDAKLPASRSIRNLFSTGCLRPSESNRVTGVYEVTLCHVADNGSPGMQRRRRRVLDTSVAYVRGEENLAGWRPRSDSLILDHQWELEKLSLLQEVEKTRHYLLLREKLEATLLAGQDALYKGSDISDFAKSPVLGHSPGSSPAFDSPNQRQRELAAKCLRLLMHTFNREYSQVSSSASESKLSEMSASLMSDSSSGLSTLTPSSTCPSLVEGNYDIRHTEPSSGASTPDLDPYSPVDRKKALRGCTFVPDIQEIRVSPIVSKKGYLHFLEPHTSGWVKRFVVVRRPYVYLYRSERDSVERAVINLSSAKVEYSEDKQTLLRTPNTFAVCTEHRGILLQATNDKEMHDWLYAFNPLLAGTIRSKLSRRKSVQSVQSVPSAMRM